The window AAGAAGAGCCGCCACGCTGGCCGCGTTCTGCAGAGCAGTGCGTGCCACCTTGGTCGGATCAATCACGCCGGCTTCAAACATGTCCTCGAACTTCTCTGTCTCAACGTTGAAGCCGACATTCTTCTTCTCTTTCTTCGCCTGCTCGACGATCACGGAGCCTTCGAGGCCGGCGTTTGACGCGAGTATTCGCATCGGCTCTTCGAGAGCGCGCTTCACGATGTTGACACCGAGCTTCTCCTCGCCCTCGACCTTCACCGCATCGAGCATTGCCGCGATTCTCAACAGCGCCACTCCGCCGCCGGGGATGATGCCTTCCTCGACCGCAGCTCTCGTGGCGTGGAGAGCGTCCTCGACGCGAGCCTTCTTCTCCTTCATCTCCGTCTCGGTCGCCGCGCCCACGTTGATGACGGCCACTCCACCGGCCAGCTTGGCCAGGCGCTCCTGGAGCTTTTCCTTGTCGTAGTCGCTCGTGGAATCTTCGATCTCTCTCTTTATCTGCGCCACTCTTCCCTTGATCTCTTCAGTCTTGCCGACGCCTTCGACGATGGTCGTGTTGTCCTTGTCAATCGTGACCCTCTTCGCCTGGCCGAGATCGTCCAGTTTGGCGTTCTCGATCTTGACGCCGATGTCTTCGGAGATGACGTGTCCGCCGGTGAGGGCGGCGATGTCATCCATCATGGCCTTTCTGCGGTCTCCGAATCCCGGGGCCTTCACGGCGCAACAGGAAAGTGTCCCGCGGAGCCTGTTGACGACGAGAGTCGCAAGGGCTTCGCCTTCCACGTCCTCGGCAATGATGAGAAGCGGCTTCCCCTTCTGAGCGACCTTCTCCAGAAGCGGAAGAAGGTCCTTCATGTTGCTCAACTTCTTCTCGTAGAGAAAGATGTAGCAGTCTTCGAGAACTACCTCCATCGTGTCCTTCTCGGTGATGAAATACGGAGAAATGTAGCCCCTGTCGAACTGCATACCTTCGACCACTTCCAGCGTGGTCTCGATGCTCTTGGCCTCCTCGACGGTTATCGTCCCGTCCTTGCCCACCTTGTCCATCGCGTCGGCTATGATTTCGCCGATGGTGACGTCCGAGTTGGCAGATATCGAGGCGACCTGCGAGATCTCTTTCCTGTCTTTGACGGGTTTGCTCATCTTCTTGAGCTCTTCTATGGCAGCCTCGACGGCCTTCTCAATTCCTCTCTTGATGCCCATCGGGTTGCTGCCGGCAGTCACATTCTTGAGGCCCTCTTTGAAGATCGCCTCGGCAAGAATGGTCGCGGTAGTGGTGCCGTCGCCAGCAACGTCGCTGGTCTTGGAAGCCACCTCGCGCACCATCTGCGCGCCCATGTTCGCGTACGGGTTTTCGAGCTCGATCTCCTTGGCGACGGTGACGCCGTCTTTTGTGATGGTGGGCGAACCCCACTTCTTCTCCAGAACAACGTTCCGTCCCCTTGGACCAAGCGTCACCTTGACCGTGCGACTCAACGTCTCCACGCCTTCAAGAATGGCCTGCCTGGCTTCCTCCTGGAAAACCATTTGTTTAGCAGCCATATGAATCCTCTCCTTTTCCCAAATTTCCTACGGTTTCTACTGTCCTAAACACCTGTCTCAAATGGTGAGTATACCAGACGATCCTGGTACAAGAAACAAGGTTCTACTCAGTCAAAACGGCCAGTACGTCGTCCTCGCGCAAGATGATGTATTCCTTGTTGTCAATCTTGACTTCCGTGCCCGAGTACTTGCCAATCAATATCCTGTCACCCTTCTTGAGCTCCACAGGAATGCGCTTTCCGTCTTCGGTCATTCTTCCGTGCCCGACCGCGATTACCTTTCCTTCCTGCGGTTTCTCCTTTGCAGTGTCAGGAATGATGATGCCTCCCTTCTTGGCCTCTTTTTCCTCGAGGCGCTCGACAAGGATTCTGTCCGCCAATGGCGCGACCTTCATGGTCCACACTCCTTTCTGAAGATTGAGTCATGAGATTCGAAGATGCTTGAGTGGCAGATCCGGCTGGCCATAAACCAGACAAACCTGCGTTGGATTAATAGACCCGACGAGACTACCGTGGTCAGACAGACCCCGTGAGCCTGCATTGGGCCCGATTGTTCGGCAAAACCTGCCCATCACCTCCCCGTAACTGAAAACTTCTAAATCAAGCTCAGTCGTATCAGAGGCGAGCCTGCCGTATAACGCAACTTGCAGGCCACCACTTCGAGATCGATCGCCGGGACATTATATCACTTCTCGAGGTCTGAATGTTCGGGGGAAATTTGGCCCGGCAATACCCGTGACCGGGGTGCGCGAATCAGCCAGGACGGCGAATCCGACAAGACGAACGGAATGGACGGGTTCGACGCCCCGAATCGTGTAACCCGGACTTAGCTCAACCTGATGACGTTCGCGTCCCAGGTCAGGTGCCTGTCTCCGTGCGTGAATATGATCACTTGCGTGTCTCGTTCGCCAGCCAAATCGGCCAGCAACGCCCTCGCTCTTTCGAGCCTCTCGTCGTCGAAATTGACGAACGGATCATCAAGAATGAGCGGGAGGCCCTTCTCGCCGGAAAGCTCTTCGATCATTGCGATTCTCATCGAAAAATAGAGTTGGTCGTGCGCACCAGTGCTTATTTGCTCGGGGGCGATCTCCTTCTCGGCAGAAGTCTCGAGCAAAGGCTCCAACTCCGGAGAAAGTCTCACGGCTTTGTAGCGCTCTTGCGTTAGCGTTTTGAAGACTTTGGAGATTCGGCCGGCGATCCTTTCAATCGATTCGGCTTGATACTGCGCCACGCACTCCTCGAGGATTTGCACCGCGAGCCTGAGGGCGTCTCGCCTCAGGGTGAGTCGGGCGAGGCTCTCTCGGAGCCTCTCTATCTCGTCCTGATAGACCTCGGGTGGACTCACTGGTGATGCAGAGACGCGCGCATGTTCAATCCGCGTCTCCGTCAGCTTTCCCTCCAATTCTGCCAATTCTTTCTCGGTGCTTTCGATTTCCGCCTTAGCGCGCGCCGCCATCACTGCGGCCTTCTCAGAATCATCTTTGAGAGGAAAAAGCTCTTCGTGCTCTTTGAGAAATTGCTCGAGTTTCGCCTCCCCGACCGCCGCATCGCTC is drawn from Candidatus Eisenbacteria bacterium and contains these coding sequences:
- the groL gene encoding chaperonin GroEL (60 kDa chaperone family; promotes refolding of misfolded polypeptides especially under stressful conditions; forms two stacked rings of heptamers to form a barrel-shaped 14mer; ends can be capped by GroES; misfolded proteins enter the barrel where they are refolded when GroES binds), translated to MAAKQMVFQEEARQAILEGVETLSRTVKVTLGPRGRNVVLEKKWGSPTITKDGVTVAKEIELENPYANMGAQMVREVASKTSDVAGDGTTTATILAEAIFKEGLKNVTAGSNPMGIKRGIEKAVEAAIEELKKMSKPVKDRKEISQVASISANSDVTIGEIIADAMDKVGKDGTITVEEAKSIETTLEVVEGMQFDRGYISPYFITEKDTMEVVLEDCYIFLYEKKLSNMKDLLPLLEKVAQKGKPLLIIAEDVEGEALATLVVNRLRGTLSCCAVKAPGFGDRRKAMMDDIAALTGGHVISEDIGVKIENAKLDDLGQAKRVTIDKDNTTIVEGVGKTEEIKGRVAQIKREIEDSTSDYDKEKLQERLAKLAGGVAVINVGAATETEMKEKKARVEDALHATRAAVEEGIIPGGGVALLRIAAMLDAVKVEGEEKLGVNIVKRALEEPMRILASNAGLEGSVIVEQAKKEKKNVGFNVETEKFEDMFEAGVIDPTKVARTALQNAASVAALLLTTEALVCEKPEKKKAPAMPPGGGGYGEDMY
- the groES gene encoding co-chaperone GroES; translation: MKVAPLADRILVERLEEKEAKKGGIIIPDTAKEKPQEGKVIAVGHGRMTEDGKRIPVELKKGDRILIGKYSGTEVKIDNKEYIILREDDVLAVLTE